In Xenorhabdus nematophila ATCC 19061, one DNA window encodes the following:
- the tssK gene encoding type VI secretion system baseplate subunit TssK produces the protein MPGKNRVIWHEGLFIKPQHFQQQQKHIDYLAHSLVSVLTPYAHGFSSLSINDDLLKLGRIGITEASGIMPDGTLFAAPSQDLLPKPLDIENINDLKSKDIYLALPMSSDTIREIADRDAEIQSAVRYRELPTDVRDLHTKGGDAFALNLAQLTPVLMQGSEDMSAYTAIPLCRIKEKQKDGNIVLDNEFIPTCLSIFVADKLKRFMVEIDGLLTERSRTLAKRIGSPGQQGVADVAEFMMLQLLNRVQPLFNHYAKQTVLHPLYLYTELLQTCGELRTFTDASRLPGNVLAYDHNNLTDTFQDAMHAIRDALNVVLTPRATSIALKQNEGGIRVATLHDNDLLRKAEFVLAISASTPQEQLRRQFVQQTKVTSMEKIRDLVSVQLPGVPLIALSAAPRQLPYHSGYTYFRLDQKSPAWKEIQQGNSIAFHVSGDFPDLDMQLWAIRGGKE, from the coding sequence ATGCCGGGTAAAAATCGGGTGATTTGGCACGAAGGATTATTCATCAAACCCCAACATTTTCAGCAACAACAAAAACACATTGATTATCTGGCGCATAGCCTGGTTTCCGTGCTGACACCTTATGCGCACGGTTTCAGCTCCCTGAGCATCAATGATGATTTGCTTAAACTGGGCCGTATCGGGATCACCGAAGCCAGTGGCATTATGCCGGATGGCACCCTATTTGCTGCGCCAAGTCAGGATTTGCTGCCAAAACCGCTGGATATCGAAAATATCAACGATCTGAAAAGCAAGGACATCTATCTGGCCTTGCCGATGTCCAGTGATACCATCCGGGAAATTGCTGATCGGGATGCGGAAATACAGAGTGCCGTGCGTTATCGCGAGTTGCCGACGGATGTCCGTGACCTGCATACCAAAGGCGGCGACGCCTTCGCGCTTAACCTTGCCCAATTGACGCCAGTCCTGATGCAAGGCTCCGAGGACATGAGCGCTTATACCGCTATTCCGTTGTGCCGCATCAAAGAAAAGCAAAAAGATGGCAATATCGTGCTGGATAACGAATTTATTCCGACATGTTTGTCGATCTTTGTGGCGGATAAACTCAAGCGCTTTATGGTGGAAATTGATGGCCTGCTGACAGAGCGTTCAAGAACACTGGCTAAACGTATCGGTTCGCCGGGTCAGCAGGGGGTTGCGGATGTGGCTGAGTTTATGATGCTGCAATTACTGAACCGCGTTCAGCCGCTGTTCAACCATTATGCAAAACAGACCGTTCTGCATCCTTTGTATCTCTATACCGAGTTGCTCCAGACTTGTGGCGAACTGAGAACGTTCACCGATGCCAGCCGTTTGCCGGGCAATGTACTGGCATACGATCACAATAACCTGACGGATACCTTTCAGGATGCGATGCACGCGATCCGTGACGCCCTGAACGTTGTTCTGACACCACGTGCAACGTCGATTGCACTGAAACAGAACGAAGGCGGGATTCGTGTGGCAACGCTCCACGACAACGATCTGTTGCGCAAAGCCGAATTTGTACTGGCAATCAGCGCCAGCACACCGCAGGAACAATTGCGTCGTCAGTTCGTCCAGCAAACTAAAGTCACTTCGATGGAAAAAATCCGCGATCTGGTCAGCGTACAGTTACCGGGCGTGCCACTGATTGCACTGTCCGCAGCGCCTCGCCAGTTGCCGTACCACTCTGGATATACCTACTTCCGCCTGGATCAGAAGAGCCCGGCATGGAAAGAGATCCAGCAGGGAAATTCCATTGCATTCCACGTATCAGGGGATTTCCCTGATTTAGATATGCAGCTCTGGGCTATCAGGGGCGGTAAGGAATAA
- the tssG gene encoding type VI secretion system baseplate subunit TssG has product MAGTDRSTLVDVITEQGLATPLALDISQYNFYQLVELLNQLAIAWEKTGETDRPDLESVRFRSSARLAFPTRDVISLAQSKRGYFELEVSFMGLHGSQSPMPGYYLDSLAWEDAQGENRLTDFLNLFNHRLITLLHQIWRKYRYYIYFKKGGEDSFSQRMFSLVGLGSDINRRMLNINHSKMLAYAGLLASPGRSPEVICSLVSHCFDLQDVTLHGWQFRKVTIPMDQQNRLGGTNKGQKIGDTELSVLGHNFTIGSWVGDYSGKFLLSINNLTRDRFLSFLPDGKNYLPLVMFISFVMRSQFAWELRLGLAENQVSGMVLGAKENNHLGWTSFLGEPEKKPFVTISVME; this is encoded by the coding sequence ATGGCCGGTACAGATAGGTCAACACTCGTTGATGTAATCACTGAGCAGGGCCTTGCCACACCATTGGCATTGGACATCTCACAGTACAACTTTTACCAGTTGGTTGAGCTGCTTAACCAGCTTGCGATAGCGTGGGAAAAAACCGGAGAAACAGATCGTCCCGATCTGGAGTCTGTCCGTTTCCGTTCCAGTGCCAGACTGGCATTCCCGACTCGTGATGTCATCTCACTCGCACAGTCCAAGCGGGGATACTTCGAACTGGAAGTTTCCTTTATGGGATTGCACGGTAGCCAGTCTCCGATGCCGGGTTACTATCTGGATTCACTGGCATGGGAAGACGCTCAGGGAGAAAACCGCCTGACGGATTTTCTCAACCTTTTTAACCATCGCTTAATTACACTCCTGCATCAGATCTGGCGGAAATACCGCTATTACATTTACTTCAAGAAAGGCGGGGAAGATAGCTTTTCCCAGCGCATGTTCTCGCTCGTCGGTCTGGGCAGTGATATCAACCGCCGGATGCTGAACATTAATCACAGCAAAATGTTGGCCTATGCCGGATTGCTGGCAAGCCCCGGGCGTTCACCGGAAGTGATATGCAGCCTTGTTTCCCACTGTTTTGATTTGCAGGACGTGACTTTACACGGTTGGCAATTCAGAAAGGTCACGATCCCGATGGATCAGCAAAACCGTCTGGGTGGAACCAATAAGGGGCAGAAAATTGGTGACACGGAGCTATCTGTGTTGGGACACAACTTCACCATCGGCTCATGGGTTGGTGATTACAGCGGGAAATTCCTGCTGAGCATCAACAATTTGACCCGTGATCGGTTTCTGTCATTTCTGCCCGACGGCAAGAACTATCTCCCTCTGGTGATGTTCATCTCTTTCGTCATGCGCAGCCAGTTCGCATGGGAACTGCGCCTTGGCCTGGCTGAAAATCAGGTCAGCGGCATGGTATTGGGGGCGAAGGAGAATAACCATCTGGGGTGGACCAGTTTTCTCGGCGAACCGGAAAAGAAACCCTTTGTCACAATTTCAGTTATGGAATAA
- the tssE gene encoding type VI secretion system baseplate subunit TssE — MAALYSWNRGSSASLFERIQGKGSGSSRQSRMRALLDSIRNHLNEVLNSRPGACQSAVDLGVIDLNDATATSVDFKQSIEWAIEDCIRNYEPRISAVSVSAINDDSDPLLLSFHISAEISLDDINDLVEFSIQLDNNRRYCLERSQ, encoded by the coding sequence ATGGCTGCGCTGTACAGTTGGAACAGAGGCAGCTCTGCCAGTCTGTTTGAGCGCATTCAAGGGAAGGGCTCCGGCTCTTCCCGTCAGTCAAGGATGCGTGCACTGCTTGATTCTATCAGGAATCATTTGAATGAAGTGCTTAATTCCCGTCCCGGTGCCTGCCAAAGCGCTGTTGACTTAGGTGTCATTGATCTCAATGACGCAACTGCGACATCGGTGGATTTCAAGCAAAGTATCGAATGGGCGATTGAAGACTGCATCAGAAATTATGAACCGAGAATATCAGCGGTTTCTGTCAGCGCCATCAATGATGATTCGGACCCGTTGCTGTTGAGCTTTCATATCAGTGCTGAAATTTCTCTGGATGATATCAACGACCTTGTGGAATTTAGCATCCAGTTGGATAACAACCGGCGCTATTGCCTGGAGCGATCTCAATAA
- the icmH gene encoding type IVB secretion system protein IcmH/DotU, which translates to MSDINVDSLSLEKPETLKTFQRQYQLPLRGESLNPMIDAATPLLGMVLRLQDMNDQALPDKLYQQVVTDIRAIEQFLQTKGYEPGAIVSFRYVLCTFIDETALGHGWNSQNGWLKQSLLVHFHNETWGGEKVFVLLERLMGEVQRYQHLLEFIYLCLCLGYRGRYKVSTQKSDDFERLFRRLQQQLHSLRGETPPTTLYVNINESDARYRLSRRWTIKHLLFISAGLLVAIYSFYAIRLGDQTQDILKQLSNLLR; encoded by the coding sequence ATGAGTGATATCAATGTTGACAGTCTGTCACTGGAAAAACCTGAAACGTTAAAAACGTTTCAGCGCCAGTACCAGTTACCGTTGCGTGGTGAAAGCCTCAACCCAATGATCGATGCAGCCACCCCTTTACTGGGGATGGTTTTGCGTTTGCAGGACATGAATGATCAGGCACTGCCGGACAAGCTTTACCAGCAGGTTGTGACTGATATCCGGGCCATTGAACAGTTTCTGCAAACCAAGGGTTATGAACCCGGCGCGATTGTTTCATTTCGTTACGTACTGTGCACCTTCATTGATGAAACTGCATTGGGGCACGGTTGGAACAGCCAGAATGGCTGGTTGAAGCAATCACTGTTGGTGCACTTCCACAATGAAACCTGGGGAGGTGAGAAAGTCTTCGTATTGCTTGAACGCTTGATGGGAGAGGTTCAGCGCTATCAGCACCTGCTGGAGTTCATTTATCTCTGCCTGTGTCTGGGCTACCGCGGCCGTTACAAAGTCAGCACCCAGAAAAGTGATGATTTTGAACGCCTGTTCCGCCGCTTGCAGCAACAGCTTCACTCACTGCGCGGAGAAACGCCGCCAACCACGCTGTATGTCAATATCAACGAAAGTGATGCGCGTTACCGCCTGAGCAGACGCTGGACTATCAAGCACCTGCTTTTTATCAGCGCGGGATTGTTAGTCGCCATTTACAGCTTCTATGCCATCCGCCTCGGTGATCAGACACAAGACATATTGAAGCAGCTAAGTAACTTATTGAGATAG
- a CDS encoding Hcp family type VI secretion system effector, whose amino-acid sequence MPTPCYISINGKTQGNITAGAFTAESVGNIFVQGHEDEMLVQEFDHIVTVPTDPQSGQPSGQRAHKPFRFTVALNKAVPLLYNALASGEMLPTVELKWYRTSIEGKQEHFFSTKLVDATIVDIDCKMPHCQDPAKSEFTQLVRVSLSYRKIEWEHTTAGTSGADDWRAPIVA is encoded by the coding sequence ATGCCAACTCCATGTTATATTTCCATCAATGGTAAAACTCAGGGCAATATTACCGCTGGCGCATTCACAGCTGAATCCGTAGGTAATATCTTTGTTCAGGGCCACGAAGACGAAATGCTGGTTCAAGAATTTGACCACATTGTCACTGTTCCAACTGATCCACAGTCTGGACAGCCTTCTGGTCAGCGTGCCCATAAGCCATTCCGCTTTACCGTTGCTTTGAATAAAGCAGTTCCCCTGCTTTACAACGCACTGGCTTCCGGCGAAATGCTGCCTACTGTAGAACTGAAGTGGTACCGTACTTCTATCGAAGGTAAACAAGAGCACTTCTTCTCGACTAAACTGGTAGATGCAACTATCGTTGATATCGACTGCAAAATGCCACACTGCCAGGACCCAGCAAAATCTGAGTTCACTCAGTTAGTTCGTGTTTCTCTTTCTTATCGTAAGATTGAGTGGGAACACACCACGGCAGGTACTTCTGGTGCTGACGACTGGCGTGCGCCAATTGTTGCTTAA
- the tssJ gene encoding type VI secretion system lipoprotein TssJ, whose protein sequence is MTHSASRRIWAVGILLLSVMLLNGCSSAWNATKKVGQVIWDPSTPVGHPNDQASVANITLLAEPDINPNESGEAVPVEMNLVYLSEDSRFLAADYDQLESDKLEKALGKNYIDHQDYTLLPGQFKPLEAITLEKKNRYIGVIVHYADANQSEWKKIIRVKDIGRHYHILVHVRNNDVELRNEEE, encoded by the coding sequence ATGACACATTCCGCTAGTCGCCGGATATGGGCTGTAGGGATTTTATTGCTGTCAGTGATGTTGCTGAACGGCTGTAGCAGTGCATGGAACGCAACCAAGAAAGTAGGGCAGGTTATCTGGGACCCTTCCACTCCGGTAGGTCACCCGAATGATCAAGCCTCTGTTGCCAATATTACATTGCTGGCCGAACCCGACATCAACCCCAATGAAAGTGGTGAAGCGGTGCCTGTTGAAATGAATCTGGTTTATCTCAGTGAGGATTCGCGTTTTCTGGCTGCTGACTATGACCAGCTTGAAAGTGACAAACTCGAAAAGGCGCTGGGGAAAAACTACATCGACCATCAGGATTACACCCTGCTGCCGGGGCAATTCAAGCCGCTGGAAGCCATCACATTGGAAAAGAAAAACCGTTACATCGGTGTCATCGTTCACTATGCAGATGCAAATCAGTCTGAATGGAAAAAGATCATCCGAGTAAAAGACATCGGCCGCCATTACCACATCTTGGTGCATGTCAGAAATAACGACGTAGAACTTAGAAACGAGGAGGAGTAA
- the tssC gene encoding type VI secretion system contractile sheath large subunit — protein MAQHEENSTAIASGATTSLLDEIMSQARMTPENDGYYIAKQGVAAFIGSILDTGSNEEPINKLLVDKMIVELDKKLSEQMDEILHAQQFQELESSWRSLKILVDRTDFRENIKINVIHATKDELLEDFEFSPEIIQSGFYKHVYSTGYGQFGGEPVAAVIGNYAFSNTSPDIKLMQYVSSVGAMAHAPFLSSVSPEFFGVNSFTDLPAIKDLKSVFEGPSHTKWRALRESEDSRYLGLTAPRFLLRLPYSSVENPIKNFNYQENVSRDHDHFLWGNTAYLLASCLTDSFAKYRWCPNIIGPQSGGAVSDLPVHLYEAMGQVQAKIPTEVLITDRREFELAEEGFITLTMRKGSDNAAFFSANSVQKPKVFPNTREGKIAETNYKLGTQLPYMFIINRLAHYIKVLQREQIGSWKERQDLERELNMWLKQYIADQENPPTDVRSRRPLRAAEIKVLDVEGDPGWYQVAMQVRPHFKYMGASFELSLVGRLDKE, from the coding sequence ATGGCTCAGCACGAAGAAAACAGCACAGCTATTGCTTCTGGCGCAACGACCTCTTTGCTTGATGAGATTATGTCCCAGGCAAGAATGACCCCGGAAAATGACGGCTACTATATTGCTAAGCAGGGTGTTGCTGCGTTTATCGGCAGCATTCTGGATACGGGCTCTAACGAAGAACCCATTAACAAACTGCTCGTTGATAAAATGATCGTAGAGCTGGATAAAAAGCTGAGTGAGCAGATGGATGAAATTCTGCACGCTCAGCAATTCCAGGAACTGGAATCTTCCTGGCGTTCACTGAAGATTCTGGTGGATCGCACAGATTTCCGTGAAAACATTAAAATCAACGTCATTCATGCGACTAAAGATGAACTGTTGGAAGATTTTGAGTTTTCTCCTGAAATTATCCAGTCCGGCTTCTACAAGCACGTTTATTCCACAGGTTACGGTCAGTTCGGTGGTGAACCTGTTGCTGCCGTCATCGGTAACTATGCGTTCAGCAACACCTCGCCAGACATTAAACTGATGCAGTATGTCAGCTCTGTTGGTGCAATGGCTCATGCGCCATTCCTGTCTTCCGTTTCTCCGGAATTCTTTGGGGTTAACAGCTTTACTGACCTGCCAGCCATCAAGGATCTGAAGTCTGTCTTTGAAGGCCCTTCACATACTAAATGGCGTGCGCTGCGTGAGTCTGAAGACTCACGTTACTTAGGCCTGACTGCACCGCGTTTCCTGCTGCGTCTGCCTTATTCCAGCGTTGAAAATCCAATCAAAAACTTCAACTATCAGGAAAATGTCAGCCGCGACCACGATCACTTCCTGTGGGGTAACACGGCCTACCTGTTGGCAAGCTGCCTGACTGACAGCTTCGCTAAATATCGCTGGTGCCCGAATATCATCGGTCCACAGAGCGGTGGTGCAGTAAGCGATCTGCCTGTTCACCTGTATGAAGCAATGGGCCAGGTTCAGGCGAAGATCCCAACGGAAGTTCTGATCACTGACCGCCGTGAATTTGAATTGGCAGAAGAAGGTTTCATCACCCTGACTATGCGTAAAGGCAGCGATAACGCCGCATTCTTCTCCGCAAACTCGGTGCAGAAACCAAAAGTATTCCCGAATACCCGTGAAGGGAAAATTGCGGAAACCAACTATAAGTTGGGTACGCAGCTTCCGTACATGTTCATCATCAACCGTCTGGCTCACTACATCAAAGTGTTGCAGCGTGAACAGATCGGCTCCTGGAAAGAGCGTCAGGATCTGGAGCGTGAACTGAACATGTGGCTGAAACAGTACATTGCTGATCAGGAAAACCCACCCACTGACGTTCGTAGTCGTCGTCCTCTGCGTGCCGCTGAAATTAAGGTTTTGGACGTGGAAGGCGATCCAGGCTGGTATCAGGTTGCTATGCAGGTTCGCCCACACTTCAAATACATGGGTGCAAGCTTCGAACTGTCTCTGGTCGGGCGTTTGGATAAGGAATAA
- the tssB gene encoding type VI secretion system contractile sheath small subunit gives MSKNSPGSVAPKERINIKYVPNTGDQTAEVELPLNLLVVGDLKGKTEDTPIEERQTVSINKNNFNAVMNEANINLTFNVPNRLDEKSEEDLPVNLEIKSLSDFSPDNVAKKVPELNKLLELREALVALKGPLGNIPAFRSRLQSLLDDESVREQLLKELEIVNKK, from the coding sequence ATGAGTAAGAATAGTCCAGGTAGCGTAGCTCCGAAAGAAAGAATTAACATTAAATATGTTCCTAATACCGGTGACCAGACCGCAGAAGTTGAATTACCGCTGAATCTTCTGGTTGTTGGTGACTTGAAAGGAAAGACCGAAGATACGCCAATTGAAGAACGGCAAACAGTTTCTATTAATAAGAACAATTTCAATGCGGTCATGAATGAGGCGAACATCAACCTGACTTTCAACGTCCCTAACCGCCTTGATGAAAAAAGCGAAGAAGATCTGCCAGTTAATCTGGAAATAAAATCACTGAGCGATTTTTCCCCTGATAATGTCGCGAAGAAAGTCCCTGAATTAAATAAACTTCTTGAACTTCGTGAAGCATTAGTTGCACTAAAAGGTCCATTAGGAAATATCCCGGCATTTCGTTCCCGCTTGCAGTCACTGTTGGATGATGAATCCGTTCGTGAGCAACTCCTGAAAGAACTTGAAATCGTCAATAAAAAATAA
- the tssF gene encoding type VI secretion system baseplate subunit TssF, with amino-acid sequence MSFEKYFRDELNYLRQLGKEAAVERPHLAAFLSEQGSDPDVERLLEGFAFLTGNLRAKIDDQFPELTHGLLNMLWPNYLRPTPSMTVIEYTPDESVVTKATQVKRGTQIMSHTLSDQDDIYSGEKADGKKDDHGRCTFTLCRDVWLFPLSIRDISVNNSNENGIIGLNFASKTELNLHELELDKLRFYLSGDDYTTSQLYFWLCYYFRKAELVVGDKVIPLPDFDFVPVGFEREDALLPYPKNAYMGYRILQEYFCFAESFLFFDVKGFPTLPEDLKTKDFKLNLHFSQALPPEAKIRDDTFRLHCTPAINLFPMDSEAIELNGSQTEYPLKASYSFPDNYDIFSVDGVESWLTGEKGERSRARIGERVYTPFESFNHQIDNEDEHSMRYYRLRVKESPFRRGLEHFISFVRGDESNLLRLKLKENVSVRLTCTNREMPLELRVGDINYPSIGSPSFATFRNITRPSVPLYPLLDGGLHWSLLSNMSLNYMSLLDKDALKQVLRTYDFPSIHNRQSKRSSQKRLDAIEKIETEPTDRLFRGQPVRGLRSTLYIRQQAFSSEGELYLFSTILSRFFSLYASVNAFHMLKVINLDNQECYEWPVQIGQHSLM; translated from the coding sequence ATGTCATTTGAAAAATATTTCAGAGATGAGTTGAATTATCTGCGACAACTGGGGAAAGAAGCCGCAGTTGAGCGTCCTCATCTCGCCGCATTTCTGTCAGAACAAGGTTCTGATCCCGATGTTGAGCGTTTGCTTGAAGGTTTTGCATTTCTGACCGGCAACTTGCGGGCAAAGATTGATGATCAATTCCCTGAATTGACCCACGGCTTGCTCAATATGCTTTGGCCGAACTATCTGCGTCCGACTCCCAGCATGACTGTCATCGAGTATACCCCTGATGAAAGCGTGGTGACGAAAGCGACACAGGTTAAGCGTGGCACACAGATTATGAGCCACACGCTGTCAGACCAGGATGATATTTATTCGGGCGAAAAAGCCGATGGTAAAAAAGACGATCATGGTCGCTGTACTTTTACACTCTGCCGCGATGTTTGGCTGTTTCCGCTTTCCATCCGTGATATTTCAGTCAATAACAGTAACGAAAACGGGATTATTGGTCTGAATTTTGCGTCGAAAACTGAGCTGAATCTGCACGAACTGGAACTGGACAAGCTGCGTTTTTATCTCAGTGGTGATGACTATACGACGTCCCAGCTCTATTTCTGGCTCTGCTATTACTTTAGAAAAGCGGAATTGGTGGTGGGCGATAAAGTAATCCCTCTCCCCGATTTTGATTTTGTACCGGTTGGATTTGAGCGCGAAGACGCGCTGTTGCCTTACCCGAAAAATGCCTATATGGGATACCGCATTTTGCAGGAATATTTCTGTTTTGCGGAAAGCTTCCTGTTCTTTGATGTGAAAGGTTTCCCGACACTGCCTGAAGATCTCAAAACCAAAGATTTTAAACTGAATTTACATTTTTCTCAGGCACTGCCGCCGGAAGCCAAGATCCGTGATGATACTTTCCGCCTGCATTGTACACCGGCGATCAACCTGTTCCCGATGGACAGTGAAGCGATTGAACTCAATGGCAGCCAGACTGAATATCCCCTGAAGGCCAGTTACAGTTTTCCGGATAACTACGATATTTTCTCGGTCGATGGCGTGGAAAGCTGGCTGACAGGTGAGAAAGGCGAACGCAGTCGTGCCCGTATTGGTGAGCGTGTTTATACGCCGTTTGAAAGTTTCAATCATCAGATTGATAACGAAGACGAACACTCAATGCGTTATTACCGCCTGCGGGTGAAAGAATCTCCTTTCCGCAGGGGACTGGAACATTTCATCTCATTTGTACGCGGGGATGAATCCAATCTGCTCAGACTCAAGCTGAAAGAGAATGTCTCTGTCAGATTGACTTGTACCAACCGTGAAATGCCGTTAGAGCTGCGGGTTGGCGACATCAATTATCCTTCCATCGGCAGTCCGTCATTTGCGACATTCCGTAATATCACGCGGCCGTCAGTGCCTCTTTATCCTCTGTTAGATGGTGGATTGCACTGGTCATTGCTGTCAAATATGTCGCTGAACTATATGTCATTACTGGATAAGGATGCGCTGAAACAGGTACTGCGTACCTACGATTTTCCCAGTATTCACAACCGGCAGTCTAAACGCTCATCGCAGAAACGGCTTGATGCCATTGAAAAGATTGAAACAGAACCGACTGACCGTCTGTTCCGCGGGCAGCCTGTGCGTGGATTGCGCTCAACGCTGTATATCCGGCAGCAGGCATTCAGCTCAGAAGGTGAGCTTTATCTGTTCAGTACGATTCTGTCACGGTTTTTCTCACTGTATGCCAGCGTCAACGCTTTTCATATGTTGAAGGTAATCAATTTAGATAATCAGGAATGTTATGAATGGCCGGTACAGATAGGTCAACACTCGTTGATGTAA
- the tagH gene encoding type VI secretion system-associated FHA domain protein TagH: protein MEKHQPILSLRVLNSEQLESGKAAGCQFSAQGGTVGSSESHLWSVQDQQGNVQPSQFAIKWQDGAFCLQVFAEPVLINNAKLAPQSGLTRLQQGDQIKVGNLSVKIHISFSEADRTDPSTVSPESLVSSYSNPLDAMMEGAPAQKSAFAHDESIAPTVMHRFSDDPLRVLDSESLTTLKSQVEADDTEQLLPPDHYQSPPFANPISDNRGSVMDQEFLDLPDIASDRQYEDMDVDHVAITPLMRGLETQLPLHDSQQANDFLQEMGKAMKAAIEGLLALQREQHGLRDKQLRPIEDNPLRLNMDYNTTMQVMFSDQKSPVHLSAPAAVAESLQNLQLHYQANRTAISAALDTMLEAFSPEQLLRRFSHYRRSNETRNKDASWAWEMYTNYYRELASSRQQGFEKLFREVYEQAYDRALRQGLEESSNDTFR from the coding sequence ATGGAAAAACATCAACCAATTCTTTCATTGCGGGTTCTGAACAGTGAACAGCTGGAAAGTGGTAAAGCCGCCGGCTGTCAGTTCTCGGCACAGGGCGGTACGGTCGGTAGCAGTGAAAGCCACCTTTGGTCTGTGCAGGATCAGCAGGGTAATGTCCAGCCATCACAATTCGCCATCAAGTGGCAGGATGGCGCATTCTGCCTGCAAGTGTTTGCTGAACCGGTGCTAATTAATAATGCAAAATTGGCACCTCAGTCGGGTTTAACCCGTTTGCAGCAAGGTGATCAGATCAAAGTAGGAAACTTGTCTGTCAAGATCCACATCAGCTTCTCCGAGGCCGATCGCACCGATCCTTCAACCGTATCGCCTGAGTCATTGGTTTCCAGTTACAGCAACCCACTGGATGCCATGATGGAAGGTGCTCCGGCCCAGAAATCTGCATTTGCCCATGATGAAAGCATCGCGCCAACCGTGATGCACCGTTTCAGTGATGATCCGCTCAGGGTACTCGACAGCGAGAGCCTGACCACACTGAAATCACAGGTTGAAGCTGACGATACAGAACAGCTTCTGCCACCGGATCATTATCAATCACCCCCGTTTGCCAACCCTATTTCTGATAACCGAGGCAGTGTTATGGATCAGGAGTTCCTTGATTTACCGGATATCGCTTCCGATAGGCAGTACGAAGATATGGATGTTGACCATGTCGCTATCACCCCGCTTATGCGTGGGTTGGAAACTCAGCTGCCTTTGCACGACAGCCAGCAGGCGAATGATTTTCTGCAAGAGATGGGTAAGGCCATGAAAGCGGCGATTGAAGGATTATTGGCGCTTCAGCGCGAACAGCACGGGCTGCGTGATAAACAGCTTCGCCCGATTGAAGATAACCCGCTGCGCCTGAACATGGATTATAACACCACCATGCAGGTGATGTTCTCCGATCAGAAAAGCCCGGTACACCTGTCCGCGCCTGCTGCGGTAGCGGAAAGCCTGCAAAATTTGCAACTGCACTATCAGGCCAACCGCACGGCGATTTCCGCCGCGCTGGATACCATGCTGGAAGCCTTTTCTCCGGAACAGTTGCTGCGTCGTTTCTCACATTACCGTCGTAGCAACGAAACCAGAAATAAAGATGCGTCCTGGGCGTGGGAAATGTACACCAACTATTACCGTGAACTCGCATCCAGCCGCCAGCAAGGGTTCGAAAAGCTATTCCGTGAAGTGTATGAGCAGGCTTATGACCGTGCACTACGTCAGGGCTTGGAGGAATCCAGCAATGACACATTCCGCTAG